The genomic segment TCTGTTCAAGATGTACAAAAAAGCGCTCGAGATCCTGCTGCAGCGGATACTCCTGCTCTTGTGACACCTCCTCCTGTGTCTCAAGGGCCAAGGTCGCCATACGCACCTCATAGCAGAGGGTTTGCACCGCCATTGCCAGATTCAGGGAGCTATATTCAGGGTTTGCCGGAATCGCCACATGGAAGTGACACAGTTGCAGCTCATCATTGGTCAGACCGGTTCGCTCCCGACCAAATACGAACGCAACCTTGTGTTGCGCTGACTCGCCGGCAGCCTTCTCTCCAGCCTCACGCGAATCCAGCATCGGCCACTGCAGAGTACGCGAGCGCGCGCTGGTTCCGATCACCAGACCACAATCGGCAATCGCTTCCTGCAAGCTATTTACCGTTCGGGCCCTTGCCAGTATGTCACTGGCTCCGGCCGCCAGAGCCACAGATTTACCATCGGGCTGCTCAACAGGATTAACCAGCACCAGATCGGTGATTCCCATGGTTTTCATCGCCCGGGCAGCGGAGCCAATATTTCCAGTATGTGATGTATTAACCAGGACAACTCGGATATTTTGTAACATCTTTCATTCAAATCTTGAAAATAGGTGGCAAGTCTATCACAGCCAACTCGTTTTGTGCGCCGCTAAGAGACAAGCTTTTCTATCCCATCTCTTATCAGGACTACACTAAAAGCAATAGAACATGGATGTGGAACCGTTGCAGATGCTTAACCGTTCAACCTATGAGCTACTTCCCTATATCTACCTGGTTGCAGGTGCAGGCTTGATCCTCTCGAAGCAGAACATTGTTTTCACCATTGCTGGTATCATCTTATATTTAGCAGGCTCCATCGTCTGGATCATGCGCTCCAATCATCGGCGCACCAACCCGGACCAGCGCCCCCGAAGAGTATTTTTCTTCCCAAGGGGCTCTATGAGTTCAATCCATTTCTGAACGTCTTGATCGCAATCGTTCTATTTTCTTATGCAGAAAAAACCCTGATTCTGGTGATCGCCATTGTCCTGCTGGTTTATGGCTTAATGCAGTTTCATATCCGAACCCGCCACCGGGATCATCAGAAAAACCAATACTAGGCTGTTTTTCCTGCAATCGGCATCGCTGAAACATCAAGCTGCGCCGACTCAATAAAACGTGCCAGCTCGCCAAGCCCCTGGCGCATCAGCTTTGGCAGAGTCTCCAGATCGATACTATCCAGCAGGTTTTTAACCTCTAATCCAAGCTCGGTATCTCCCTCGATCCGCAGACGGCGCTGGAAAAACAGGGTATCGGGATCGACCTTATGAGCCGCTACAAGGATCAGATCGTTGAGCTCCCCGCTAAAGCAGACATCTACCCGCGAGCTGTGCTCAGCAACCTGAAGCTTGTCATTCTCATAGCTGATATACCAGCACAACCCGAGATCCCGGATCTCGACCTTGAGCCATTGGTTCTCAAGAAACTCAAAATCCCCATCTTCGAGGGCTTCCTGAAACACAGTTTTCATCACCCGCAGCAAGATCTCTTTTTGCAGCACAAAGGGAGTGAAACGTGCCGGGATCCGTAACATGGCAGGTGCATAGCGAACCAGATTATGATGAATTGTTTTGATCAAAATATCGCCCTCCTTCAGATCAGCCGCACAGTATATAGGACATAGCAGGAAAATAACCTGTAAAACATCAATTTTTAGCTCATCGTCTGGCTAGTTTGTGAGCAAACAGTTTCATCTCATGCCTCAGGTCAAGATTGGCAATAAAACTCAGTCTAGAATAGGCGCAATTTTGATTGTTGGGATCTCACAGCCATGGAACTTCTCTGCCCCGCCGGGAGCCTGCCGGCGCTCAAAGCGGCCGTCGACAACGGAGCCGATGCTGTCTATATCGGTTTCAAAGATGAAACCAATGCCCGCCATTTTGCCGGGCTTAATTTTAACGACAAAAAACTGCAAAAGGCGGCGGATTATGTCCACCTGCATGGCCGCAAGCTACATATAGCGATCAACACCTTTGCCCACCCGGACAGTGGTGAACGCTGGAAGCAGGCGGTCGATAAGGGGGTAGCCCTGGGAGCCGATGCGCTAATCATCGCCGATCTGGCGGTGTTAGATTATGCCGCGCAGCGCTACCCCGAGATGGAGTTACACCTGTCGGTCCAGGCTTCCGCAACCAACAGCGCGGCGATCGCTTTTTACCAGAAGCAGTTTAATATCAAGCGGGTGGTCTTACCCCGGGTACTCTCCTTGCAGCAGGTTCGCCAACTTTCACAGCATACGGATGCTGAGCTGGAGGTGTTTGCCTTTGGTAGCCTGTGTATCATGGCTGAGGGGCGTTGTTATCTCTCCTCTTATCTCACCGGAGAAAGCCCCAACACGGTTGGTGCCTGTTCCCCGGCTAAGTTTGTTCGCTGGAATGAGACGCCGGCCGGATTAGAGACTCGTCTCAACGATGTACTGCTGGATCGCTGTGCAGGGGGTGAGCAAGCCGGATATCCCACCCTATGTAAGGGACGCTATAAGGTCGATGGTAAGCTTGGCCATAGCCTGGAGGAGCCGACCAGCCTCAACACCCTTGAGCTGCTGCCGGATCTGTTCGAGCTTGGGATCCGCTCGGTGAAGATCGAGGGACGCCAGCGCAGCCCGGCCTATGTGGCAACTGTCGCCAGGATCTGGCGTGAGGCGATCGACAGCTACCAAAGCAACCCTGCGGGATATCGCGTTGCCACAAACTGGCAACAACAACTGCAATCCATCTCTGAAGGAAATCAAACAACCCTCGGTGCCTATCACCGCCAGTGGCAATAGGAGACATCATGAAGTTTTCTCTAGGACCCATCCTCTATTTCTGGCCCCGGGAGAGAGTTGAGGATTTTTATCAAAAAGCCAGCCAATCCCCCTGTGACATCGTTTATCTTGGCGAAACCATCTGCAGCAAACGTAACCAGATACGACCTGAACTGTGGCTGGAGCTGGCGCGGATGCTGGCCGATAGTGGCAAAGAGGTTGTTCTGTCGACCCAGGCACTGATTGAGGCACCCGGCGAGCTCAAGCTGGTGAAGCGTTACTGTGAGAATGGAGAGTTTCGGGTCGAAGCTAATGATCTGGGCGCGGTGCATTATCTCGCCGAGCAGGGCCTACCCTTTGTCTGTGGCCACGCCATCAACTGCTACAACGCTGAGGTGCTGCAGTTGCTCTGCCGCCAGGGGATGAATCGTTGGGTGATGCCGGTTGAGCTCTCCCGGGACTGGCTGGTGAAACTACTTGATCAATGTGCCACCCTCGGAATTAACGATAAGTTTGAGGTGGAGGTGTTTGGCCATGGCTACCTGCCACTGGCTTACTCGGCCCGCTGCTTCACCGCCCGCTC from the Dongshaea marina genome contains:
- the trmJ gene encoding tRNA (cytosine(32)/uridine(32)-2'-O)-methyltransferase TrmJ — translated: MLQNIRVVLVNTSHTGNIGSAARAMKTMGITDLVLVNPVEQPDGKSVALAAGASDILARARTVNSLQEAIADCGLVIGTSARSRTLQWPMLDSREAGEKAAGESAQHKVAFVFGRERTGLTNDELQLCHFHVAIPANPEYSSLNLAMAVQTLCYEVRMATLALETQEEVSQEQEYPLQQDLERFFVHLEQTLLESGFIIRQHPGQVMSKLRRLFTRVRPEAQELNILRGILSSLQKKMQSEK
- the ubiT gene encoding ubiquinone anaerobic biosynthesis accessory factor UbiT, coding for MIKTIHHNLVRYAPAMLRIPARFTPFVLQKEILLRVMKTVFQEALEDGDFEFLENQWLKVEIRDLGLCWYISYENDKLQVAEHSSRVDVCFSGELNDLILVAAHKVDPDTLFFQRRLRIEGDTELGLEVKNLLDSIDLETLPKLMRQGLGELARFIESAQLDVSAMPIAGKTA
- the ubiU gene encoding ubiquinone anaerobic biosynthesis protein UbiU; the protein is MELLCPAGSLPALKAAVDNGADAVYIGFKDETNARHFAGLNFNDKKLQKAADYVHLHGRKLHIAINTFAHPDSGERWKQAVDKGVALGADALIIADLAVLDYAAQRYPEMELHLSVQASATNSAAIAFYQKQFNIKRVVLPRVLSLQQVRQLSQHTDAELEVFAFGSLCIMAEGRCYLSSYLTGESPNTVGACSPAKFVRWNETPAGLETRLNDVLLDRCAGGEQAGYPTLCKGRYKVDGKLGHSLEEPTSLNTLELLPDLFELGIRSVKIEGRQRSPAYVATVARIWREAIDSYQSNPAGYRVATNWQQQLQSISEGNQTTLGAYHRQWQ
- a CDS encoding U32 family peptidase, which translates into the protein MKFSLGPILYFWPRERVEDFYQKASQSPCDIVYLGETICSKRNQIRPELWLELARMLADSGKEVVLSTQALIEAPGELKLVKRYCENGEFRVEANDLGAVHYLAEQGLPFVCGHAINCYNAEVLQLLCRQGMNRWVMPVELSRDWLVKLLDQCATLGINDKFEVEVFGHGYLPLAYSARCFTARSEDLPKDDCQLRCLNHPNGKPVINQDEKRLFTLNGIQTQSGLCQNLLNDLPGMQELVDVVRLSPLGDGTFDWLEKFRANQQGDASEKLAADEFCNGYWHRIEGMELRN